One Gossypium hirsutum isolate 1008001.06 chromosome A08, Gossypium_hirsutum_v2.1, whole genome shotgun sequence genomic window, TGGATGACCTTGACTATACTTCAGAGAAAAAATTTAAAGGGTAGTATCTTTACAACGTGATAAGGCCTACTAGTGGTGGTTCACTGTGAGAGAAGATGCGCATGTTGACCGTTTGACTTGGGATTTCTTCAAAGCAGCCTTTTCAGGGAAGTATGTGGGCGCAAGTTATGTAGATGCTCGAAAGAAGGAATTTCTAAATTTGACTCAGGGGAATAAAATCGTGGCGGAGTACGAGGTAGAGTTTTTGCGGTTGAGTCGGTATACACGCGGGATAGTTGCAACTGAATATGAACGCTGTGTgtggtttgaggatggcctccgaGATGAGTTACGTGTACTGATAGCCCCGCAGAGGGAGTGGGAATTTGTTGAACTTgtggaaaaagtaaaaattgctGAGGATGTGAAGTGCTCTGAGTGCCAGAACAGCGAGAAAGATAGGGGCAGAAATAAAAGGGATTTTCGACCCTTGGGTTCTTTAGGAAGGCCTGTAAAGAGGGCCAGATTTTGATGGGCCAATTCGATCCGTTCCTGGTATTGTTGCAAGACCAcaaccttgtgctgattgtgggaaagcTCACCGGAGTGAGTGTTGGAAACAAATTGGGacatgctttagatgtgggtctATGAATCATCAGGTTAAGAACTGTACTCAGGGGTTTACTCAGATGCAAGCTGTAGGACAGGGCTGTGTTCAGCCTGTGAGAGGTggtcagcagccaccgagaggccaaGGTCAAGCCAGAGGTGGAAACAAGTTTGGTGGAGGTCGTGAAgcacctggcagaggtgctgGGAACACTGAGGCGAGACAGCTAGCCTTGGTCTGTGCTACTTGTTGCCGAGAGGATGGGGATGaccctgacgtcataactggtatgtTCCTGATTTATAATTTACCATACACTGTTTTAATTGATATTGGGTTTACACACTTGTATGTTGCGTGCACTGTGTCTGAGACGTTGGGTATTCAGTCTGAAAATACAGTTAGTGAAATGACTGTGTTGAGTCTACTGAGACAATCGGTTGGGGTGAGTAAGTTGTTCAGAGATGTGCCCTTAGAAGTCCAAGGGGTGGTCTTTTCGGCAGATTTTATGGAACTGCCGTTtggggaatttgatattatattaggcatggattggctagtgaAACACCATGCAAAATTGGATTGTGTTGCTAAGCGTATGGTGTTGAAGTCTACGGAGGATGAGGAGGTGACGGTGATAGGGGAGCGAagagattatttgtctaatgtgatttctACGTTAAGGGCCGAGAAGCTGGTTCGCAAAGGTTGCAAAGCGTTCCTAGCACATGTTAGTATTTCTAATTCTAAAGGTCCTTCTGTGAGAGATGTCAGAACTGTTAAAGagtttttggatgtttttctTAAAGAGCTTCAAGGATTGCCTCTAGATCGTGAGGTTGAATTCGGTATTGAACTCCTACCTGGAACAGGTCCGGTGTTCATTGCCCCTTATAAGATGGCACGGAAAGAGCTGGTGGAGCTAAAGGCTCAAATCTAAGTGCTATTGGATCGAGAATTCATTCGAccgagtgtgtctccgtggggagccctggtgttgtttgtgaagaagaaggatggatccatgcgcatgtgtattgattatcgtcgaTTGAACAagctgactatcaagaataagtactcTTTATAGAGGACAGATGATCAGTTTGACCAGCTGCGAGGAGCTACGGTTTTCTCTGTAACTGTGAGGTTACAAGGAAGCATGTGGGCCTATCACCTTTAGCtgatgacacaaggaagcatgtaatCTAGTGGTTGTGGagtcattaaggttgtaaggaagcttgggttcaagtcttctatcttgcaatttattttggtttttcttttaaaggaacctgaactttggcctatagaccttataaataattgaggatgttttgtgacacaaaaagagcctgtggtggagtggcaaggtggcgtgttgtgtaactgtgaggtctgaggttcaagttcTGGGATACGCAATGGAATATTTTTTtcctgtttgagctgtgtaggaggtggagttggactagaACTCTATGgtgaagtggtcataaaaaaataaaaataaggaattttcctaatggttgaaagtaatcccacatcgggaagctaacatgagcaTTGGTgagaagttggctttaaatagagcgaactagatgagttggtgaggggggaagtgattaagactcaatgtAGGATCTGCCaaagttggtgatcgtggacttcggcgctttctcataaataggtgtgatttcacgcccttctttgttggaaatcgataaaagccgaaaagccaaaacttaGGTACTTGAGGCCTCATGAGCGTGCAACCGCTCGTGGGGTAAGCCGAGCCAACAAACCATGGGCGATAGATTGTAGAGGCCGCCACGAGCGTTATCGTGTATTGGGCTATTCTGGGCCTTGATGGGCCGAATAGGCCCGATGGGTCTCGTGGGCCCGCTTGTCAAATCTAACTGataggtgggaagtagttgggtGTGTCATGTCATGTGCATGGCATAGGCCGTTAAGGGCttcgttgggccaaaatgggccatGTCGGCCCAATGTGCTCGTAGACCCTACACAGATTAAATCCACAGTAAGCgataaatattggactgggctatgtaggtcacatagccataactaaatttgggctaagttggccacacgagcgtgtaggcccacTTGGGTCGAATAATGGgtcttaggcccatttacaccgttaggTCTGTGtaggttacttaagtcactcGACGTGACTGTGGACCTTCCGAGAGGTTGATTACCTTTACCGAGACCTCAGAgggtaaaatgacaaaaatacccttgaggggtaaaaattactattttacccctaatgggtgaaaatgactgttataccgtagaggtaggttaattgatgagtgtatgatatatgcatgaccgtatctgagtatgaaacctTGCATACATgaaatattatgacatgacatactgcattggggttgggattctgatttggaggaagtattgctctggtggctttgccacgtatTCTGATATTAGTGGCTACGCCAAGTTTACCGctattagcagctttgctgcgttacTATTAGCAGTTTTGCTGCGTTACTATTAGTAGCTACACTGCGATATTGGTGAGTTGGCTGGGTGGGttaatttaatccccacatggtgagtTGGTTGGAACAGGTGGTCAGCAtgatggattgggttgggttgcatacctGTATTGTGATTATACTATTTTGGGCATAGGCCTACATTGTTACTGCATacggcttaggcctagactgtactgttaatgaatagggctcaggcccaaaccATTACTATATGCACTGTTACTGTTaactgataggggattacactctgagttttcgtaaactaacccttcttttaactgtgcaggtaatctacagccttagacgatttggagccgtgagggactcagtggtggccacacgtCCGCAGATTGGTTGttaataactcaatttatttaagctttcatatttgggtttgagttatgtaataaggccatttgggggtttttaacttttaatgggcttttgatttcttatattaaactgctagtttaggaaAACTCAAGTTTTCAAACTATTcatgattttctaaaaaacaCGAGCTTTAAATAACAAAGTTTTTAGGAGAGCTTCTAtgatttaagttgaattaatatcccaaaggcaaatattttgagcaaacatttgtgacgagatgatttgctaacccCGTACAAAAGGTTTTACTTTTAGAAATGAACTTTTACCGACAACTTGATTTTTGAACGACGCTTTGATGCAACACACCAGATTCGACCGtagcgtctaggccgggtttagggtgttacagtaccCTTGAATGCACATGAGTGCTCTAAATGCATTTTAGTACCTTGGTATTACATCACTGATGCCTCTAAAAATGGAGTGTTGAGCTATTGCATAAACTAAGTTTAATTAgtttaagataaaatttatactGTGTCATTTGTAGGCTGTGTAAGCTTATGGTGTTTCTTATGTTGTTTTGTAGATAATCGTTGCTGACCATTTGGAAGGATCAACCATAAAGGTCACACTATCTAGTCATTTTTGGTATCTTTTGCATCTTTTTTTGGGTTGTGTCATGTGTATGAAGGTTTTTTTtgtaagttattaatgttaacgGTAATGGATAGTTAAGAAGATTTGTTAGCTTCTTTTAAGTCTGTTTTGTAATGTTGGAATACGAAATCTAATGTATGAATGAAAATCCTAATGTTTATTTGGTTATTAGTTAGTTTTGGGAGCGTAAATTGGAAATTGGTATTAGACAAAGTCTTGTTAGGTTATTTGAATGTTTAGTTATGAAATGAGGTGCCTATGAATGGTACATTGGTTAGAAGCTTTAGgttgattgttttgacatgtttaaGAATGTATTAAGAGTGTTTTGATCATAGGAATGTATGTGTTATTGGTGTACATTGTTGGGCAagatttggtattgaattaactTGAATTACGGGTTAAATGGTGAGTACACGGCCTCGGACATGGGCTGTCACATAGCCGTGAGTCACACACAGtcacccacacgggcgtgtgtgctttatttttttaggtgtaggtttcacacggttTGAGACATGGTTTGAAACATAGTCGTGTGTTTCAATTTAGTGGATTACACTAGCTAGCACACGACCTGCGTCATGGTCGTATGtgccaagtcagtgagttacacggtcagACTCACAGGCTGGGTCATGACCATGTCTTTATTTCAAATGCTCACATGGTCTAAGCTATGTCAGATGGCCTGGCcatacggccatgtgaccctacttttcaatttttcaatttttttgaaattttctattttgtttcaatttaatcttgaATTGTTAATAAACTATTTTTAGGACCCCGTAAGCCCGATTTAAGGCCCATAGTTGTATTCATGCTATGAATATATATTGTttgttatatgtttataaattaattgTTTAACTATTTTAGAAATGATGTGAATTGTTCTATTTAGATTGGTAACACTCTATAACCTCAATCCAGTAACAGAGATagggtaagggtgttacagagTCCTTCTACATCGAGGGTTCAAAATTTAAATGAGAAATCAACTTGGAGTTGACTTTTGAGAAAGTTATGACATCGAGGGTATGATGTCGCAACAACAAGCCTCCAAGGTCATGATATCCCTGAAGGTGTTGAAGTGAAGAAATTGTGGTCACCAACAGTGACATCGCAACATCGAAGTCTGGGTGTCACGACACTGATGCCTGATGGAGTGAAAATTGCTATAGGGTAGCCTTTTGTCCAACATTTTTGTCAAGATTTTTGGAATTGAACTCAGTTGATAAAAGCCACTTTTGGCTGAAAACTAGAAGAGCCAACTTTATCTTTCATCTTTTTAGTTTAAGTAATTGTCTTCTTCTCCATTGTTAGCTTTAGCTCAGCTTTTCTGAGCTTAGTTAACTTGGTTGTTAGTTTTTACTGTAGCATTTTCATCTTCTTTGCAATCTAGTCTTCAACTTACTTTGTATTTGACATTATTTGAAAGCTTTcaatatattttagtttatttacttTAGAAAGCATAAAAATCTGAACTTCATTTTTGTTgtcatcttcttcttcaagtaaACATCTATGAAATTCCTAAGCTTTCTCTAACCTTACTCTTGCGTTTATTTTAATAAGCTATTTGAACACGTGTTTGATCATTATTTGCATGAGAATGATGTTGGGTGATTAGATCTATGGTGGTTGATTGATGGAAATGTTGCTTGGTTAGTTTTCGgtgtagagactaaattgtaaaaattgaactAGATCTAATAAACTTCATAACTTAGAATTGACGTATCTAGGTGAATATTTAGGTATGCAAGACCAAGAGGAGTACCTATCGAGAACCAATTTGGTTGTCTCAAGTTATTTCGGTAAGGTCGAGAGGTAAATCGAACTAAATCGTTTGATTTGGTAAAATGGTGATCAAGAGGTAAAATTGAACAAACTAAAAGTTTAAGCCTTTTAGATCCCTAATCCAAAAGGTAATCAGCAACATGGAAGTCACCCAACCACTTGTACTCATTGAATTGTTTAGTTGCGTagtttttactattttacaatttagtatttCCTTAGTGCTAGATATTTAATTAGTGCAATTACCCCTTTAATTATGATTTGTTGTAATATGATATTTAGTGAGTAGTTAGCTAGACTTCCTATTTGCATGCTTGTTTCACATTTATTTCTTTGTC contains:
- the LOC107951983 gene encoding uncharacterized protein; its protein translation is MPAREAPTSPATESGSHDRAARDDALSQAMLRVLKRAAGESTESIGWGSISEQLQSNGAKIFRGVSGVALNVAEYWLEATKRWWFTVREDAHVDRLTWDFFKAAFSGKYVGASYVDARKKEFLNLTQGNKIVAEYEVEFLRLSRYTRGIVATEYERCVWFEDGLRDELRVLIAPQREWEFVELVEKVKIAEDVKCSECQNSEKDRGRNKRDFRPLGSLGRPVKNCTQGFTQMQAVGQGCVQPVRGGQQPPRGQGQARGGNKFGGGREAPGRGAGNTEARQLALVCATCCREDGDDPDVITGMFLIYNLPYTVLIDIGFTHLYVACTVSETLGIQSENTVSEMTVLSLLRQSVGVSKLFRDVPLEVQGVVFSADFMELPFGEFDIILGMDWLVKHHAKLDCVAKRMVLKSTEDEEVTVIGERRDYLSNVISTLRAEKLVRKGCKAFLAHVSISNSKGPSVRDVRTVKEFLDVFLKELQGLPLDREVEFGIELLPGTGPVFIAPYKMARKELVELKAQI